The bacterium genome segment TCGGCGACCCAGTAGCCGTCGCCGCCATGGTCGACCGCCTGGTCCACCACGCAGAGGTCATCGTTCTCAAAGGACAGAGCTACCGGCTCAGAGGCAAACGAAAGGAGGTCACCCACTAACCAACCCCCACGAAACCGCGCAACTTTCAACCGGCCTTGACATGCGTTCGCTTCGATGACATCAGCCGCCAAAGGGACCATGCACGAAGCAGACCCCAACGGCCACTCAGTTACAAACCCAGGAAAAGGGAATTGGTCTTGCGGACAGCCCCAACCCTATCAGAACCCGCCCCGCCCAATCCGTCAGCGGTCACCTGCGCACTCCGGGATGCTGGCGTATCGGGCCGGGACATCGCCGCATCTGGGGTGGCCAACCTTGGTAATTGGCCGAGGAGGCCGGGTGTGTATCCGGTGGTGACCGGCTCAAAGCGAGTGGTTATGGGGCGGACTGATACGGGCTGTCCCAACGTGTTGAGGGGTTCGGGTTGCACGTTTCTGGGCCGCCTGTTTGGGCGGGCTGTTCTATTGATTGGCATGTGCGGGTCGTGTATAAGCGCAGGCCAGGGGATGGCACGAGTCAAAACCTGATCGCAGGCACAACCTGACGTATTGGCGGATTCGACAAACGTACGACCGTGTATGTTGCTACGGGTTGTGCTGGGGCGGCAATCCATACCTCGTCGAAGTAGTCGGATTTGACAGTCTCGAACACTTCGAATGGGTAAGGGGGATCGGCGTAAGGGCCGAAGTGGTCATTAAGCTGCCACACGCCGTTTCCGTCGGCTATCAGCACAACCAGCCACTTAAGGTCGGGAGCATCGACCAACTGGTTGTCCTCCGTCTTCCTATCGACACATACCTGTATTGCGTCCAACAGTACCTTGAAATCGTCCCATGTGCCCTCCCTTGCGACTGACCCGAGCGTGTAAACGTAACCTGCCCCATCCGTAGCGGGTGAGGGCGGGGCCGTTAGCCTTACTCTTGGGATTACCTGCTCGTGCTCATGCAGTTGTGCCAGGCGCTCGCCGGCGACACGATACATCTGGTCTGGTGTTGCCTCCTCGTTTTCTGTGGCCACCAGTACAGGGATGATGTGATCGACTGTTCGGCCAACATAAGACTTGTGTCCGACGGTCCCGGCGATTAACACAGTCCATGCGTGTGTGAGTTCTGAAGCGGGCCACTTAGGACCGGGTTTCTTATGTATCTGTGACCAGAATCCTCTAAGCTCTGAAGCTGTGTGTTGGGTTACTTCGATGTCTGCTAGCCGGCCGTCGGCAAGGGTCGCTCGCCAGTCTGGTGTGCGACGCTTATGGGTAGTGCTGATGGGTTCGATGCTGGTTGGGTTCTCGATGGACTGGATGATGTCAGCGGCTAGGAGTTCGTCTTTTCTCATAGAATGGGGCACTCGCAGTAGACAAGGCCAACACATGCCTCGCAGCAAGGTCTAGCCCAACGGCTCCCAGTCATGATGGAACTCTCCGTTGGGAGCGTCGAAGTGTCACGTCGTGGGGAACGGGGGGCAGCGGATGGAATATGCGGAGATGAGAGCATTGACGGACACGCTCGACGGGTGTCGTCGCGCCCTCCCCACGGTTGCACAGAGGATCATCTACGCAGGGAGATCGGAATCG includes the following:
- a CDS encoding ATP-binding protein; this translates as GDPVAVAAMVDRLVHHAEVIVLKGQSYRLRGKRKEVTH